GACTTACTGTgagcagagaaagaaatatgaTGCATTTGTcagatttaaagaaaagtaattcaATATTGAAtgcaagaaaaattttaattgtatctAGCTAGAAGTACAAGTATATGTTACATGTAAATTTTCTTACATAAATATCATTGGTACATGGAACAACATCAGACCAATTACATTGTTTTAAGTTTCTGAACAAACCAAAATTACTTAATGATTTAATGAATAACAATACTATCCTAAACATACAGGACACAACTCACAACCCCTTACCCTCACCTTTGGTACGAATTCAATACACGAGATAAGACTGTCAAGTTAACATCAGATGTTCTCCCTGTTCTTCAATTGACATTGATTGCATAAACTTATTTAGTaaatcttcttcctttttttcttcactcATGTATGATTCAGAATCATttgaagaaactgaaggaaaaataagaatctACAATTGTCTGTTTTGGAAATAAAGCTCTACAACTTTCAAAATGACCTGGCTTATTAATAAGCCTGTAGTAAAGACAAATTGACTGAAATTTTCAAGGCTTTTAGTCACCTCACCCTTCCCCCAAGTTTCTTACTCTTTAAGATGCACGGTACTGTATTCTAACCAAGTTGCTGTAGAGCAAATTCTCTTGTTACTAAGTCCTATATTACCAttgattttcaaaatcttttggTTGGAGGAAATTAAAGTGGTCGGTTACATCTTCAGAATCTCCGCATTTTCCTTTAGTTCCTTTTCATCTCTTCCACTGGGGACCACAGGGATTTTCCCCCTACAGTTTCCACTAACTGTTCCTTTTGGAACCTGCCCTTTCCCTCATTTCTTGGATAGGCATGGTACGATATTTACAGCAGAGCTGGCTAACACTGTCATACAGTGATGGGATATCAATTCAGAAGGCCTAACTTCCCTacttctgttttattgttttttggttttttttttttttggagaccggagtgcagtggcgcaatctcagctcactgtaagctccgcctcctgggttcacgccattctcctgcctcagcctcccgagtagctgggattacaggcatgtgccaccacgcccagctaattttgtgtttttagtagagatggggtttctccatgttggtcaggttggtcttgaactcctgacctcaggtgatctgccagccttggactcccaaagtgctgagattacaggcgtgagccactgtgcctggccaacttccCTACTTCTTACCCACCTCCCTACTTCACTATGCTGATAACTAGGAAACTACTTAACATGATTTAACATTATCAGTTCTCAGGAACACTTCTGATCATTCAGTCTGTCttccctttttcattttgcaGTATTTTGTTCTTGTGGTAGAAGGATCTTTTATGCTGATCCTTCCAAAGTCTGGATTTGAGTTGCAGCTGTAAAATTTTGATAATATCACCTGCTTGGCTTGCTGCCACTGTTTTGTTGAATATCAAACAAAATGGTATACAGAAGTCCCTTCTTATCCACAGTTTTGCTTTCCAAGGTACagtataagatattttgagagagaccacattcacataacttttattacagtatattgttataaaattgttctatttattgtttatgtgcctaatttataaattaaaactttatcatagatatgtatTTATAGGAAATAACAAAGTTTATATAGGGTTCAGTAGTATCCAAGATTTTAGCcatccactgagggtcttggaacatattcccCAAGGATAAGAAGGGCCTACTATAAGAGATATAGCCCTTTGTAAACTAACAGATGCTATACAAAATATGCTGTTCATCAAAAAATAGCACTAACTCATAAAAGAAGTGCTATTGCTTGAGAAAGTCATGTGTGTGGTTCTGGGTTGACATTGTAAATATCTTTAGCATTAGAAATACCTTGAATCTTACTCCTTTGAACagtatgttctttctttcttttttttttttgagatggtgtctcactgtgtcaccaaggctggactgcaatggcaccatctcggctcactcccacctccgcctcccaggttcaagcgattctcctgcctcagtctcctgagtagctgggattacaggcgcctgccatcacgtccagctaagttttgtatttttagtagagatgggcgtTTCGCcaggccaggcaggtctcaaactcctaacctcaggtgatctgcctgcctcggcctcccaaagtgctgggattacaggcgtgagccatggcgcccagcccagTATGTTCTTTTAATTGCAAGCGTAAACTATATTTtatgtttggttttttatttgtgacaataaaagtaaatcattttctaaatttgttaaTATCTTCATAATAGAAATGAAATTGTATTTGGTATAGTATTTTTAAGCATACGATCTTAAAAAATGCATATTGTTAAATTTCCACATTTACCTGTTTGCATGAACAGTTTCCTTGGTCTTCTAAAAATCTTCAGTGACTTACATCTTGTTTTAGATGCATATCCAGTTTTTATCCTATAAGAAAGGGAAGTATCTTAGTTGAAGCCAGCAAAGTGAACAGCTGCCTAGGGCATGTGGAAGACCacacaaattcattttattaactGCCAACATCACCAAAAAGACCCTTTCAGCACCCAAATTATCCTGTAATTTCTTAACCTTGACATGTAAAGCTGCTGCAGTGCAATTTCAATACTCATGCTTCTTAATCTTGTTTCTCTCCCTGTTATACAGTATTCCCCTGTGCAAAACCAACCATATGCTTctccttttaaaagtatttgcattattttgagGTTGAGTGGGAATCACATTGAAAAGGGCATTCATCCATAACTCTATCTGATGAAGAAATTTTTATAATTCcacaaaatatattctaaaagaaGTGGCATATTCTTATCAGTGCAGTAAAGGAAAAGTATGAAAATCTctctcggctgggcatggtggctcacacctgtaatcccatcactttgggaggccgaagcgggcagatcatctgaggttgggggttcaagaccagcctgaccaacatggagaaaccccgtctctactaaaaatacaaaattagctgggcatggtggcgcatacctgtagtcccagctactcaggaaggctgaggcaggagaatcacttgaacctgggaagtggaggttgcagtgagccgagaccgcaccactgcactctagcctgggcaacaagagcgaaactcagtctcaaaaaaaaaaaaaaaagaaagtatctctctctgctttttaaaagtcCAGCCTACTCTGAATTTAGCAAAGTGAACATATTAGGGAACACAAGCATTAATATCACTTAGCTACCGTTCAAGAGATGGGGAAGgctaggcacagtagctcacacctataatcccagtgctttgggaggcagaggtgagagtagcctggccaacatactgagaTGCTTTCTcagcaaaaatttttttaaaattagcagggcatggtggtttgtgcctttcgccttagctacttgggagtctgcggcaggagcattgcttgagcctaggagtttgaggataCAGTAAACTatatcacaccactacactccagcctgggtgagagaacaagaccctgtctcagaaaaaaaaaaaaattaaactgagatGCATTTCCCCCATTTTACACACTAAGAAACAGACCCTTCTTTGTTTCTCACTGGCCGCCAAAGGGAATGCTGTATGAGCATTTCAGGTGCAGATGCAGCTGCAATATCAGAAGGCCCGGAGTCCTCTCTCTCCAGTTGGTGTCGCCATGTAGTGCAAGGGTAATGCTGTTTCTGTGAGTAACGAGAGCTGAGGCGGCTTCTGTGATGAGTGAGGACACCTGTGATACAAATCGCCTCTGTTAAAAGACCCTCTCACTAATTGTAAAAACTACTGAAAAGCCAACTGGAGGTGCACCTGCCTGACTTTTGTGAGCCGTGCTGAAGTACGTGCATGTACTGCCTCTTCATTAACATCTTCAGATAGTTCGCGTTATAGATTTTAGCAATGCTGCACAGGTAACGCTTCTGGCCTGTGGTGAGGTCTGGATGCTAAAAGACAGAATAAGAGGATTTATAGTCTGCATTGTAGAAGAGAAGTTGGCAATATTCCTTATCTGAAGAGATGAATGTTCAAGAGAGTTGTGCCAACCGCATTTTACTTAAGCAAATTCAACTACGTTAACGtgacaaaagagaaacaaatggcCATTTAAACAGTGCAAGTGGCTCTGCTTGCCATTCCACTCAGGTGATTCAGATGCCCTCTGAAGTCTGAGAAGCCATTGCTCTAGATGAACAAGGAAGGAATGAATCTGCTGTTCTGTCGAGTGTTACTTGCTGTGCGCCTCTGTGTGGGCATCTTGCCTTCTCAAAATGATTTTTGAGGTATAACATGGTACCTAAAAGCAACCCAATTACTCTACTTAGTCTCTACTAAGAAACATTTTTTCCAACACCACAAGAATAACTGTGTTGGACATTCTGAGGGATAGCATGTTGGTCTCTAATTtttgttaggcaggaatctagacccaacatggcggcaTTACCCGGCatagcaggccttttgttaaagactcccttcacccttgtacacacccgCAGATTTATATGTGTCAGAGTTctggctgggcaaccacactcccccatgacctgcagctcccctgcattccacaagttcctAAATAGCAGTTTTggttgacagtttccaaagaccccttcctcatgacccttactcaactcctgccctagtagtttcaagacaccccaggccctgtttgcacaaccagccTCCCTACctctcgggctataaaaagcccctaccctccttCCTCAGCGCGACTTCCTTGGCCCATGCCTTTGTACCAAGGAACCTCACCCGCAAGCCCTAATAAAGGCTATTCTCaatgccatttgccttgtgtctttgttcccagttcggctccagcctcagtttacctttacatttGGCGCCGAAACCTGGGAGAGATCTTGT
The Rhinopithecus roxellana isolate Shanxi Qingling chromosome 10, ASM756505v1, whole genome shotgun sequence DNA segment above includes these coding regions:
- the FAM216A gene encoding protein FAM216A, whose protein sequence is MPGQGPGSDWTERSSSAEPPAVAGTEGGGGGSAGHSCYQNSKGSDRIKDGYKVNSHTAKLQELWKTPQNQTVHLPKSMMDASFFKHPDLTTGQKRYLCSIAKIYNANYLKMLMKRQYMHVLQHGSQKSGVLTHHRSRLSSRYSQKQHYPCTTWRHQLEREDSGPSDIAAASAPEMLIQHSLWRPVRNKEGIKTGYASKTRCKSLKIFRRPRKLFMQTVSSNDSESYMSEEKKEEDLLNKFMQSMSIEEQGEHLMLT